The region CCCGCCCCGCGCCCCCGCCGGATCGAGGGCCTCCTGCTCGGACTGGCCGCGGGCGACGCCGCAGGCTGGCCCGCCGGCCGGCACCGCGCGGCCCGGATGCCCGAGTGGACCCGGCGGCTGACCCGCGAACTGGACACCTTCGCGGAACAGAACGCGACGACGACCCTGCCCGTGCCCATCGCGCTGAACCAGCCGCCGGAACCCCTGCGGCTCGGCCCGTCGGACGACGCCGAATGGGCGGCGTTCGCGGCCGAGGCCGTGCTGCGCGCCGGGGACCGCAGCGCGCTCGGCGACCTGAGCCGAGAACGCCGGATGCGGGCGTCCATCGACCTGTCCTGGAACGCCGTCGCCAGCGAGGTCGCCGCCGCCGCCGAGCGCGCCCCCGAGGTCGAGTCCGCGCTGCTCCCCCTCCGCGCCCGGATCTCCGTACGGGCGGGCCTCGGCAACCTCGCCACCGGGCTGCGCCCGCCCGCCACCGGCCACGACAACCCGCACTACTTCGACGACGCGGCCTGCGTACGGGCCTGCGTGCTCGCCGTGGCGCACCCGGGCGACCCCCGACTCGCCGCGGAACTCGCCGAGTTCGACGCCCGCTACACCCAGGACGGCGACGGGGTGCACGGTGCCCGCGCGATGGCCGCGGCCCTCGCGCTCGCCCTCGCCGGGGCCGACGTCGACGCCTGCGCGGACGCCGCCCTCGCCGAGCTCCCCGAGTCGACGGAGATCGGCCGCAACGCGCGGCACGCACTGCGGCTCGCCCGCGCCAGCGAGGACACCTTCGCCCTGGTCCCCCTCCTGGAACACCAGATCGTCGACCACGTCTACAGCTACGGCATCGCGGCGGCGGAGACCGTGCCGGTCGCCCTCGCCCTGGCCACCGCCGCACGCGGCCGGATCGCGGAGGCGGTGCCCGCCGCCGCCTGTCTGTCCCGGGTCGCGGACTCGGCCCCGGCCCTCGCGGGCGCGCTCACCGGCGCGCTGGGCGGCGGCGCCGCGATCCCGGCCTCCTGGCGCGACGCCTGCCGCATCCTGTCCGGCTGCGCGCTGCCCCGGCTCACGGGCACGGACCTGATCGGACTCGCCGACCTCCTGGAAGCGACGGAACTGGCCACCCCAGAGGGATGATTCGGGCATGACGCCCAAAGGAGAAGGATCGGGAACCCTCGACGAACGCATCACCGGAGCCCTCGTCGGAGCCGCCGTCGGCGACGCGCTCGGCGGCCCCGTCGAGGGCTACACCCCCGAGCAGATCGTCGAGCGGCACGGCGGCCGGATCCACGGCATCGTCGGCCCCTGGAACGGCGACGCCTGGCGCACCGCCCGCCCCATCGCCCCGTACCACAAGGGCGACGGACACGTCACCGACGACACCCTGATGACCCATGCGCTGGTACGCGTGTACGCCACCGTCCGCGACCACCTCGACGCGTACGCCGTCGCCGAGCACCTGGTCCCCGACCTCATGACGGGCCCGCGCTGGATCCCGGAACTGGAGGCCGAGGCCATCCCCCTCCAGCGG is a window of Streptomyces sp. NBC_00271 DNA encoding:
- a CDS encoding ADP-ribosylglycohydrolase family protein; this translates as MRPGLVGDEPGTGSASAPEAGGSVSIVSICDIEDSPSTTDTEGSPSTTDTGDSSSTADIGNSPSPDAAPRTEPGAAPAPAPRPRRIEGLLLGLAAGDAAGWPAGRHRAARMPEWTRRLTRELDTFAEQNATTTLPVPIALNQPPEPLRLGPSDDAEWAAFAAEAVLRAGDRSALGDLSRERRMRASIDLSWNAVASEVAAAAERAPEVESALLPLRARISVRAGLGNLATGLRPPATGHDNPHYFDDAACVRACVLAVAHPGDPRLAAELAEFDARYTQDGDGVHGARAMAAALALALAGADVDACADAALAELPESTEIGRNARHALRLARASEDTFALVPLLEHQIVDHVYSYGIAAAETVPVALALATAARGRIAEAVPAAACLSRVADSAPALAGALTGALGGGAAIPASWRDACRILSGCALPRLTGTDLIGLADLLEATELATPEG